Genomic segment of Malus domestica chromosome 15, GDT2T_hap1:
CCTGGATCTCGCCGCCGACAATCGGTTTATGCTAGGCACCACATTTCGTTTTGTATAGTGTGTGTTTCAGGAGAAAATTCTTCGATCCGACCTCCACATAAGCACGTGATGCTGCTGTAATTTTCACTCAGTTATGTAACGTTATTGGTTAACCTATGTTATAACTTTTATCGGCCACAACACAGTACTTTGTATCACATACATGGTATAATTtaagatgagaatatatatttttacaaatCCTTTTTTTAAACTACATATTTGTGCGAAGTTCTGATGTGGCTAACACTTAGAACAAATCTAGCTAGAGATATACAAGGGAACTGGAATTTATTTGGAGGAACAACCCTCACCGCAGCAATAAAGCAAGCGTGTACACGTATGCAAACCACATTAAACTCATAtcgttgagagttgtcccagtGGAGGATATgatttgctatgtgcttatatggtcaTAGGTTACTCcccatattaccaattgattttatggtggaacctcaattttatcatggtatcagagcgggttgtcctcgtgtgaagccaaatggccacacgtgctccacgtcactcagttgttgtccacgtgtaggcttgaaaatccgccaCACGTGCGGAGACGTGTtaagagttgtcccacatcggtgagggacatggtttgctatgtgcttatatggtattgggctactccccatattaccaatattgattttatggtagaacctcaatttcatcacatacaagaacaagccagctgcATCCTGCATGCATTTTTCCAAACATCTGATGCTCAGGACTTCTCTAGCTAACCCTGGTGTGAGACAAAAGGATCAAATAAGATAATATAAAGATGCGAATTAATGCTGTAATTTTCAGTTGTACTAACTCTCTACATGTACTTGATTTATATGGTATTGATGCTCATCTAGTTATGCTTCTTCATTAATTGGGAACATTTAACTTTAAAGTAGTGTGAGAGGCCTTGCCAATTCATGCTAATTTGAACTTTCATGCAGTCATCTATAGTGACAGTATTGATATTTGTGATGAGTTTGATGTCTAGTTAGTTGCATCGATCAACCTTCTTATGACGGCATAGCAATGCAAGCAAGCTTATTCATCTGTTAATTTGCTTAGCATTCTGAATGACAATTGTGATGAGTTTGATACTTAGCTAGTTGTAGTGACCAACCTTTACTGATATTTGTATGGAGTTTGATGTCATCGAGCAATTACCATCTTTTGTTATATTGGCATAGCAATACAAAACCTCAGACTATGTTGATCTGCGTTTTAATACTTACACTTTAAGTGCATGACATATCAACTATATTGTGTCACCATGTATTCATAACAATATGTTGTCGGTATTAAGAAATAATCATGTATATTTTAGGATGTATTATCATAAAGTGGGGTATACTTGCACAAGCGTGACTTTGTAATATTTTTCGTAAGGAAGCATGTGCACGCACGCAGCCATTGGAGAGAGATAGGGAGAATAATTTTTCACAGACAAGTTGACGGAGAAGAAGCAAAGAGAGTGTTTGACCAAGTGGGTATACGAAAAGAATAATATcacagaagagaaaaaaaatcgaCCTCATGTGCGAGCTATAGAAAATAGAATTTTCACTATTTTTATAATCTGTGCAAATCTCATTACACGTAATGCAGATACCATGAACATGTTTATTGTATACATACAAAAACTTTTTGTTAATTAACAATACTTTCGTCACACTCAACTAGAGGAAGGTCCATATTTTCGGATTTGTTTTACCGTGTAAACATTATAATCGAATCGTTCATTCTCTTtaaaattaattcaatttaGAAATCGTTTgatctattatattatgatcaATAGTATGTTTATTCTACATATGTTGGATAACTAAACTGTCTTTGAAATGAAgatttttttctaaatataatcATTAAATGTGAAAAGGAGAATAAGTTGCTCCGTTTGTAACATttgtataataaaataatatcacGATAGTACATAATCAAGACTTTCTTCCTCACCGAAAGGAGAGAAGGTTTTTTTTGGAGAATgctatttacatattttttttaaatatattgttCCTTGTTAATTTGTTCTGACGgttcaaaattaagaaaaatatgtgaaaagtaaaaaaattaatgtaaaagtACGAATAGCAATACCTTTTGTTCGAAAAGCAGAGAAGTATTACCATAATTTAAAGGCTAAAATATCGACCCTCACAGATAAAGTATACATGCATAttagaaacaaaatcaattcaatcTCCTTTGACCACCATCTCTCCTTGACCAAGATTTGCCTGCTGGATGCTGACATGGACCTTGATCAACACAAGTCTAGAatataattaaccaattaacctacccatttttataaaatagtAGGATTATGAGATGAGGTCAGAATATTTGTGGTGTGCATCCAGATCACGTGGCAGTGCATCTTTGTTCATGCAGCTCACCACTTGTTCATTTGTCTCCACCATTTAGCTTTGTGActcaaaaaaaccaaaaccctcgTAACCGCTTTTCCCCTTTGCAAGCCACAAATCCATGAGATTTGCTTCTGTTATTACGTACCTTACCTACTAAGAGGCATCTCCATTTTGGAATTCCATCTACTCCGGATCTTAGTATTTGGAATTTAAGAATTCATAAATTTGGGCTACATAAATTGAATTCGATAGTTCTCTTAATTCATTATGCGAATCTACTTACAAACCAACGATTgcgatttttttttcacacaaataTGTGGTTCAGAATTTTTTTATCCCTAATATTCGGACGTTAAGGTCTAGAGTGGATCCAATTCCCTCCATTCTAACCTTGAAGATAAGGATAACATGCCAAATAAGTTGAGTTGAAATAAATAATCCCTTTTGTAAAGATGAATGCAAATTGAATTGCAACTTATTTACCAATAATTTTATGGAGATAATATGTGAGTTGGACGATTTTATCATGCATCTTGTCAATGCACTCAACAAGGTGTTTAAAATTGTTATTTATTCTCTTTTAGACAACATGTCAATAATCAGTAACGAGTCGATATTAAGAGCTCAATAAATTATGAGATTAGGCGGCAAGACCCAACTTTAGCTTTAGAATGTTGAAGAGTGTAAACTACAACATTGGAAAGTTCACAAGATAAACCACAAGTCTACAACATCTAATGAAATGTTCCATTTTGAGTAGCATCAAATTGGAAAGGAATCATCTCTGGATCATTTCTATCAAATCCTACCAATCAACAAATTCAGACCTTCGAAATTTAATCAAACGACTAAAAACAAGAGAcccattttaaaattataataactttaaccgttagATCTAATTTTAAAGGTCCAAATTTGTTGATTGATAGGATTTGATGGAATAGATATGAAGATAATCCCTTTTCCCATCAAATTAACATCTTGTAACAAAACTCATATTTGAtgagtaaaaatataattaaattgaaaaaatatcAATGTTTGAAAGAGTGGATCTTTGAAATTGTATGCACAAACAGTAACATCATCATGGTGCAACTATTTTATTGAGATTTGACAGTTATTTTTACAGAGTGTATAAACATCTTgaggaacaaaaaaaaaaaaaaaaaaccaaataaattatTATACATTTGTGAAAAAAAACAGGATAAAGACAATGAGAAGAAACTTTTTCAGTGTGCGCAAGCACATATGCTATAGTGTACTATTTTATGGTTCaaatacattgaaaaatctattTACTGTAAACGGAGAAAGACATGCACCACATTTTACAAGCTCAAGGAGATAACCGATTCTCGAATATGTTTTTACATGGAATACGAGTCAAACAAGTTATTAAGatgaacaaataaaaatattactCAACTAATTGAATCCCAACGCAACACTTGTCGTTGTGGAGATGCCATTGCCATATATCAAGTTATGACAGAagcatctctccctctctctctttctctctctctctctccaattaTTTAATCTTTCCCTCAAAATATCAACTTGCTGATAGCTCTTAAAATGCACCCTCTCTCTCCACCCCTTAAAGGCAAAAGCTTGCATCTTTCTGTAGGCAAATGAAAACCCAAATGCTGCATTTTTCTTAAACCGCTCTGAGTTTTTCGTGTTCTATATGGATTTTGGGGTGGTGGGTTTTGGTGGGTTGGGGGGTGGTTGTTCTTCAGATTCTGGTTTTCCTCTTGCTGCTACTTCATCGGCAGATCAGGAGGCGGCCAAGCACAAGTGGTTGTACGGATCTGGGTACCACAGGCAGTGGAGATCTGCCGACGAGGAGGACTGGAGGAGCTCTAAACTTGCCAAgactgatgatttttcatcttcCAAAGCAAGGCAACAGCAGCAGTTACTGAGCTTCTCTAACTCTCCCAATCCAGAAGCTGTCTTGGTTGAAAAGAATGCCGCAATGCCTTACTTTCACCAAGCTGTATCTGCTTACAATAGAACTTCTGCAGGTAGTTAATTAGTAATCATGTTTAATTAAGATTGTGTTTTGTAAGTATCAGAGCGGCCTTTCTAGCCCCTTAAGCACTGCGTCGCttcgattttttttaaaatatgagCAACTGCATGGAGCTTTTGGGGTTTGGTAAATGTTTTACTGAAAAAAACATTGTTTGCGTTGGTTCCCCGGGAGGAGGACTTTGGTGGGAGGTCTTTTCATGGAATTTTTTTGAGTCTTGTCAAGCACTAGAAAAAGCCAAGTTGTTTTCTTCTTTACTAAAAAATCTTTGTCTACCCAGTTTTGGTGAAAACAAGAAGGCAAACAATTGGAGgagaaataaaatagataagCGACTGGTTCCAATTTCCTTTTTATTCTATCTTCTTCCggtaaaatttataataataataaaaaaagaacttcatgattttattttaaatttattttctatttctgCAAAAttggttcttgggttttttttttaatttgttttttttgggtttCTGATTTCTGGCTGTGTTTCAGGGCATAATAGTGGGAGTTTGAGTAATGGAGGTGCTGCCATGCATTGGAGTATAGCAGGAGGCAAAGGACCTTTCACTCCATCTCAATGGATGGAGCTCGAACACCAGGCCTTGATCTACAAATACATCACTGCCAATATGCCTATTCCATCCACTCTACTCGTCCCTATCAAGAAGGCCCTTGATTCTGCAGGATTTTCGACGTTTCCGAACGGACTTCTCAGGCCCAATTCATGTAATTTCTTCATTTTACTCGAATGAAAATGATTTCCGCacacttcattttttttctcttatgcACGTTTCTGCTTATTTATGTGGCTTGTATTTCGCTTGATTTATTTAATCCAAAGGATAGAAATAAACTGGAGCAGAAAAAGGATGTTTGGAACACATGTTAGGACGCATGTCAGACTTTTAGATTTTTCATGCCTTTCTTGCATTCTAAGTTTTTTGGATTTTCGTGGGGTTGTGTATGTGCAGTGGGATGGGGTTCTATCCATTTGGGATTCTCCAACAACACTGATCCCGAGCCGGGAAGGTGTCGCAGGACCGACGGGAAGAAATGGCGGTGCTGGAGAGATGCCGTTCCTGACCAAAAGTATTGTGAGCGGCACATGAACAGGGGTCGCCACCGTTCAAGAAAGCCTGTGGAAGGCCAGACCGGCCAGACCGGAACCACCGCCTCAAAGCAGCCTTTGGCTTCTTCGTCATCAACATCCGTAGTTTCCGTTTCTGCTGGTGGTGGTGGCAGCAGCCATGCTATCACCAACCAgcagctcaagagctcacagcAGCCTGCTGCATCTAATTCTTCCGCAGCAGCCACTCAGATGAACAGGTGAAATAAAAAAGTTCAGACTCACCCGGTGGTCCTAAAATTTCTCATCTTTTCAGCATTTATTCCTCAACTTCATTACTTATAGAAAAATGATTTCCGCACTCTCTTTTTCCCTCCCACCTGCGCTCCTCACCTTTTAAAATAGCTCATCGAttgtataaataaaaaaagaaccaTGGAAAAACAAGAAGAGAAGTGAACAAGGAAAAACGAGAGTGCAGAAATCATTTCCGTTACTTGTACAATCTAATAGAAATCACAGCATCTTTTACATCCATCTTTTTATCAGCGTTGTTGGTCACTGCTCTTTTACTAGCTGAAGTTACTAGAATCTACTCAGATCCAATGTTAATCGTCTGATTCGTATCGGTGGTTCTTACGGGTTTGTTTCTGTATCTTGTTGATTTCTCTTTGCAGGATGTTCATTAACAAAGAGAATGCGGGTGGGAGAATTCAACACACACCAGGCCTCACCATGCTGTCGAAAGAAAACCCATTCTCCACTCAGAAACAGCAAATCGGATACGAAGAATCCTCGAGAACGGAGTTCGGGCTTGTCCCCACTGACTCCCTCCTAAATCCTTCACAGAAAAGGTCATA
This window contains:
- the LOC103400120 gene encoding growth-regulating factor 1-like, which encodes MDFGVVGFGGLGGGCSSDSGFPLAATSSADQEAAKHKWLYGSGYHRQWRSADEEDWRSSKLAKTDDFSSSKARQQQQLLSFSNSPNPEAVLVEKNAAMPYFHQAVSAYNRTSAGHNSGSLSNGGAAMHWSIAGGKGPFTPSQWMELEHQALIYKYITANMPIPSTLLVPIKKALDSAGFSTFPNGLLRPNSLGWGSIHLGFSNNTDPEPGRCRRTDGKKWRCWRDAVPDQKYCERHMNRGRHRSRKPVEGQTGQTGTTASKQPLASSSSTSVVSVSAGGGGSSHAITNQQLKSSQQPAASNSSAAATQMNRMFINKENAGGRIQHTPGLTMLSKENPFSTQKQQIGYEESSRTEFGLVPTDSLLNPSQKRSYPAETNSQQHSLRHFIDDWPKTQSDRQPVSWPNQLGMQSDRTQLSISIPIASSTSSEKLTLSPLRLSRELESPAPTGLGIDSSLTLNEQNNMKQANWIPIAWETSPGGPLGEVLHNPNSNNNAVEYRNNSSVLNLMTGGSWDNNNNSPSSLGSSPTGVLQKAAFGSRSNSSAGSSPRAENNNRSHEGFSLCNDLLGSNMFNSSSLPAL